CATTTACAGGAATTCCATGAGCTCTTGCTCAGTACTTGTAGACGACAACAATCTTTGTGGCGAGGCGCCACTCTGGGATGCAACCGGTCAAAAGCTCTATTGGACGGATTGCGTGGGCAGAAAGTTTTACTCCTACGACTGGAGGTTGAAACTCAAAGACGTGCTCCTCACCGATGTCGAGGTGAATGGCTGCGCGCTCGACCGGTCGGGCGATCTTGTTTTCTCGAACAACTCAGGCGTGTGGATTTGGGACCGAGTCGGCGAGCCCAGATTGCTTGCGTCTGAACTCGGGCCCGTCAAACTTCAGCTGAATGATTGCATTGCAGATCCAAAGGGCCGGTTCCTTGCTGGATCGTGCTTCTATGATCCGAGTACGAAGTATGAATTGGGGAAATTGTTTTCACTCGATGGCTCCGGCGAACTACAGATTTTGGATGAGGGTTTTCGTCTTGCAAACGGCTTGGGTTTTTCGGTAGACGGGACGACACTGTACTTCTCAGATTCCGTTGCGCGAAAGGTATACGCATATTCGTACGATGTTGCTACGGGAAAAGCTCGCGGCCGACGCACATTCATTCAGTTAGACAGCACCGAAGGATTGCCAGACGGGTTGACGGTCGACGCTGAAGACCACGTTTGGGTAGCTCAATGGTATGGGAGCTGTGTAGTTCGATATGACCCGGACGGTAGACCGGAACGGAAGATTAGTGTTCCGGCGAAACAAAGTTCTTCGGTGATGTTTGGTGGGCCTGGACTCACCGAACTGTTCGTTACGTCTGCAGCCAGATCAGAGCCAATGCCGGTGATGCCGTCCGGCTACGACGCAAACTCCGGATACTTTGGGGGAGCTTTGTTCCACTGCACAGTTCCGGTAACAGGAAAACCGGAATACCGAACGGATTTGAGAGGCATTGCTGCTCATGCGTGATCGACTGGCTGGAAAGATCGCATTGCTAACCGCCGCAGGCGAGGGGACTGGCAGAGCCACGGCTTTGGCCTTTGCCGCGGCCGGATGCAAAGTTTGGGCGACCGACTTGAATGGTGAGGCACTCGGCCGATTGGCGGAGGAGTGCCCGCAAATTCAGACTCGGCGAGTGGATGTTCGAGACACGCAAGCAATCAACGAGGTAGTTTCAGAAGTTGGGCAAGTCGATATTCTGTTCAACTGCGCCGGGTACGTTCATCACGGCACAATTCTTAACTGTTCAGATGACGACTGGGATATGTCGTTCGACATTAACGTTAAGTCAATGTATCGCACTTGCCGGGCGGTGCTACCGGGCATGATCAAAGCAGGCAAGGGTAGCATTGTGAATGTTTCGTCGACAGTGTCGAGCATAAAAGGGGCACCCAATCGATTCGTGTACGGCACTACCAAGGCTGCGATTATCGGCTTAACAAAGGCTATCGCGGCCGATTTCATTCGCAGCGGGATTCGGTGCAACGCAATCTGTCCCGGGACGGTGGACTCTCCATCGCTGGCAAAACGCATCGCTTCGCAAGGAGACCCGGAAAAGGTTCGCGCTGAATTTGTGGCCCGGCAGCCCACGGGGCGTTTGGGGCGACCGGAGGAGGTCGCTGCCCTTGCTGTGTACCTGGCTTCCGACGAATCGTCTTTCACCACGGGGCAGATTCATGTGATCGACGGCGGATTCACGCTTTAAACCATCGAGAGAATTATGAAACTACTTCGATTTGGCGATCCCGGACGCGAAAGGCCTGGCGTGTTGGATGAAAATAAAGAGGTGCGAGATCTGTCCGCGCACGTGCCAGATATCGCTGCAGATGCACTTTGTCCAGAAACGATGGACAAACTCAGGACGATCGATATCTCGTCGCTGCCGAAAGTTGCGGCAGGAGTTCGAATCGGGGCATGTGTTTCCGGGACAGGCAAGTTCATATGTGTTGGACTTAATTATGCAGATCACGCGGCTGAAGCCGGCGCTCAAGTCCCCAGCGAACCGGTATTGTTCATGAAAGCGGTTTCCGCGATTTGCGGTCCAAACAATGATGTAGTGATTCCACGTAATTCGCAGAAGACTGACTGGGAAGTCGAACTGGGTGTGGTGATAGGCAAGACCGCGAAATATGTTGATATTGATAAAGCTCTGGAACATGTGGCCGGATACTGTGTAGTGAATGATCTTTCGGAGCGTGCGTTTCAACTGGAAGGCACGGGACAGTGGGTGAAAGGGAAGAGCGCGGACACCTTCGGACCCATCGGGCCTTGGCTGGTCACGCCCGATGAAGTACCCGATCCTCAGAACCTGCGTCTGTGGCTGGAGGTTGACGGACATCGCTATCAAAATGGCAATACGTCGACGATGATCTTTGGAGTAGCCTACCTCGTAAGTTACATAAGCCAATTTATGAGCCTGCACCCCGGGGACATTATCTCCACCGGTACTCCACCGGGAGTGGGGCTGGGACAGCGGCCGCCGGTTTACTTGAAGGCTGGGAATCAAATCAGGCTTGGGATCGAAGGACTGGGCGAGCAAGTTCAAAAGGTGACAGATTGGTCTGATTGTTGATGCGGTCCCACGAAGCAATGGATGAGCGGTACGGTGGACTGTTCGAGTCCTTGTCGCGAAGCATCCCATCCTCTCGGCTAATCCGCGATTCGCTACGTAGGTTTGCCTACGGAACAGACGCGAGTTTCTACCGAATGGTTCCCAAATTGGTAGTGATGGTGGAATCGGAAGCGGAACTTATAACGACGATTCATGCGTGTACAACCTGGAAGGTTCCGTTCACTTTTCGAGCAGCGGGGACTAGCCTCTCCGGGCAGTCGGTGAGCGACTCAGTGTTAATTCAAGTAAGTCGGCTCTGGAATCCCATATTCGTTGCGGAAGATGGAGCAACCGCGCGGTTCGGACCTGCGGTTCTAGGCGGAGATGCGAACCGCGTACTATCAAAGTTTGGCCGGAAGATTGGCCCCGATCCAGCATCTATTGATGCCGCTATGATTGGGGGTATCGCTGCAAATAACTCGAGCGGAATGTGCTGTGGCAATGTTCAGGACACTTATCACACGATGCGAGCAATTAGAGCTATCCTTGCGGACGGTTCGATTCTTGATACGCATTCAGAAAAGAGCCGTCGACATTCTGCCGCAAACAACGCGTTGTTGCTCGAACACCTGACGAAGATAGCGGCACGCGCGAAATCTGACCCAGAGTTGCAAAGGCGTATTCGCAAGAAGTTTGCCATTAAGAATACGTGTGGATACAGCCTGAACTCGCTGATCGATTTCGACGATCCTCTTGATATTGCTGCTCATTTGCTGATCGGTTCTGAGGGAACTCTGGGCTTTATCAGCGAGATTACATACAACACGGTTCCTGATCTCAAGCATTCCTCGACAGCATTGGTTCTCTTTCCTGACGTCATTACGGCGTGTAGAGCTGCTTATCAGCTTACAAAAACATATGTCTCCGCAGTAGAGCTCATGGACCGCCAAAGCCTGCGCGCTGTAGAAGCGAAGCTGGAGATTCCAGAGAGTTTCCGCAAGCTCGACGAACATATCGCTGCGTTATTGATTGAGGTGCGTGCCGATAGCCTTGAAACTGTTGAGCGGAGTAGACAGGAAGTTGCTTCAGTACTCAAAGAATGCAACGCTTGTTCACCGTGTGAATTCACGTCGGATGAACTCCGCTCCAAGCAACTTTGGCTACTTCGCAAAGGACTGTTCCCTGCGCTGGGTCACGCGAGGTCTCCAGGCACAACAATCCTGATAGAAGACGTGGGTTTCCCGTGCAACAGGCTGGGTGACGCAGCTCTCGACCTACGGTCGCTCTTTACACGATATGGGTATCACGATGCTGTCATCTTTGGGCACGCACTCCAAGGGAATCTCCACTTTGTCTTCTGCGTTGATTTCAACCTCAACGACGAGATCGAGAAATACGGAGCCTTTATCGCTGAACTTGCTGCACTCGTAACTCGGAAATATGACGGGTCTTTGAAATCAGAGCATGGGACCGGCCGCAATATGGCTCCATTCGTTGAGATGGAATGGGGAAAACAGGCTTACGAGTTGATGCGGGACATCAAACGCGCGTTCGATCCCTTAGGGCTGATGAACCCGGAGGTGATCATCAGCAGTGACGAAAAGATACATGTAAGGAACCTGAAGAAGACACCGGCTTCGAATGCGATCATCGAGAAATGTACAGAGTGTGGATTTTGCGAGAGGACCTGCCCTTCGCGGCATTTAAGTCTTACGCCCAGGCAACGGATAAGCGTTTGGAGGGAGATGTCGATGCCCCGAGCCAATGCGGCGGATTGGCAGCGCGGGTTCCAGTATGAAGGAGAAGCAACATGTGCAACGGACGGTCTGTGCGCGACTTTGTGCCCATTGGGAATTGACACTGGGGCTTTCATAAAACAATTGCGCAGTAGTTCTCGCCATGCGACCAGTCAAGCTCTGGCTCAATTTGTGTCTTCGCATCTGGGTACTGTTTTGACAGCATTTCGAAGCCTTCTTCGTGCTGCATGGCTAATCCACCGGGTCATCGGGAAC
The sequence above is a segment of the Terriglobales bacterium genome. Coding sequences within it:
- a CDS encoding SMP-30/gluconolactonase/LRE family protein → MSSCSVLVDDNNLCGEAPLWDATGQKLYWTDCVGRKFYSYDWRLKLKDVLLTDVEVNGCALDRSGDLVFSNNSGVWIWDRVGEPRLLASELGPVKLQLNDCIADPKGRFLAGSCFYDPSTKYELGKLFSLDGSGELQILDEGFRLANGLGFSVDGTTLYFSDSVARKVYAYSYDVATGKARGRRTFIQLDSTEGLPDGLTVDAEDHVWVAQWYGSCVVRYDPDGRPERKISVPAKQSSSVMFGGPGLTELFVTSAARSEPMPVMPSGYDANSGYFGGALFHCTVPVTGKPEYRTDLRGIAAHA
- a CDS encoding FAD-binding and (Fe-S)-binding domain-containing protein; protein product: MVPKLVVMVESEAELITTIHACTTWKVPFTFRAAGTSLSGQSVSDSVLIQVSRLWNPIFVAEDGATARFGPAVLGGDANRVLSKFGRKIGPDPASIDAAMIGGIAANNSSGMCCGNVQDTYHTMRAIRAILADGSILDTHSEKSRRHSAANNALLLEHLTKIAARAKSDPELQRRIRKKFAIKNTCGYSLNSLIDFDDPLDIAAHLLIGSEGTLGFISEITYNTVPDLKHSSTALVLFPDVITACRAAYQLTKTYVSAVELMDRQSLRAVEAKLEIPESFRKLDEHIAALLIEVRADSLETVERSRQEVASVLKECNACSPCEFTSDELRSKQLWLLRKGLFPALGHARSPGTTILIEDVGFPCNRLGDAALDLRSLFTRYGYHDAVIFGHALQGNLHFVFCVDFNLNDEIEKYGAFIAELAALVTRKYDGSLKSEHGTGRNMAPFVEMEWGKQAYELMRDIKRAFDPLGLMNPEVIISSDEKIHVRNLKKTPASNAIIEKCTECGFCERTCPSRHLSLTPRQRISVWREMSMPRANAADWQRGFQYEGEATCATDGLCATLCPLGIDTGAFIKQLRSSSRHATSQALAQFVSSHLGTVLTAFRSLLRAAWLIHRVIGNKGMRRLAKMARKLVGKSIPEWTEWIPLPAPKLPTSLSASSLKQVVYFPSCVSRLFGGFGGSVKSTSQITEIYKLFQRLGINPLVPLEINHLCCGMAFSSKGFASVGSQKLEELVAHLDLASEHGKYPVVVDTSPCAQRLIEHARGELQVLDLSEFLLQELVPRGPITKLESTVAVHVPCSVTKAGKEKSLLQLARLCAERVIVPDATTCCGFAGDRGFTHPELSASALIELKPQVRAVCSEGYSSSRTCEIGLSTQSGIRYQSIAFLVASALNETQPH
- a CDS encoding SDR family oxidoreductase; the encoded protein is MRDRLAGKIALLTAAGEGTGRATALAFAAAGCKVWATDLNGEALGRLAEECPQIQTRRVDVRDTQAINEVVSEVGQVDILFNCAGYVHHGTILNCSDDDWDMSFDINVKSMYRTCRAVLPGMIKAGKGSIVNVSSTVSSIKGAPNRFVYGTTKAAIIGLTKAIAADFIRSGIRCNAICPGTVDSPSLAKRIASQGDPEKVRAEFVARQPTGRLGRPEEVAALAVYLASDESSFTTGQIHVIDGGFTL
- a CDS encoding fumarylacetoacetate hydrolase family protein — its product is MKLLRFGDPGRERPGVLDENKEVRDLSAHVPDIAADALCPETMDKLRTIDISSLPKVAAGVRIGACVSGTGKFICVGLNYADHAAEAGAQVPSEPVLFMKAVSAICGPNNDVVIPRNSQKTDWEVELGVVIGKTAKYVDIDKALEHVAGYCVVNDLSERAFQLEGTGQWVKGKSADTFGPIGPWLVTPDEVPDPQNLRLWLEVDGHRYQNGNTSTMIFGVAYLVSYISQFMSLHPGDIISTGTPPGVGLGQRPPVYLKAGNQIRLGIEGLGEQVQKVTDWSDC